A single region of the Mustela lutreola isolate mMusLut2 chromosome 2, mMusLut2.pri, whole genome shotgun sequence genome encodes:
- the ISYNA1 gene encoding inositol-3-phosphate synthase 1 isoform X2, giving the protein MGPGECPSLGVNDLWVGKRAVMALFYCFFPPGQLAGAAPVPMMGMGRPRPSGIPQAQNASRDGCPCLMLQGTLAPPAWLRQALLLQLSGMEATANFVVESPDVVYGPDTIEAQYEYRTACVSREGSVLKVYPTSTRFTFRTARQVPRLGVMLVGWGGNNGSTLTAAVLANRLRLSWPTRTGRKEANYYGSLTQAGTVSLGLDAEGQEVFVPFSSLLPMVAPDDLVFDGWDISSLNLAEAMRRAQVLDWGLQEQLWPHLEALRPRPSVYIPEFIAANQSVRADNLIQGTRAQQLEQIRRDIRDFRSSAGLDKVIVLWTANTERFCEVVPGLNDTAENLLQTIQLGLEVSPSTLFAVASILEGCAFLNGSPQNTLVPGALELARQRRVFVGGDDFKSGQTKVKSVLVDFLIGSGLKTMSIVSYNHLGNNDGQNLSAPPQFRSKEVSKSSVVDDMVQSNPVLYRPGEEPDHCVVIKYVPYVGDSKRALDEYTSELMLGGTNTLVLHNTCEDSLLAAPIMLDLVLLTELCQRVSFCTDADPEPQGFHSVLSLLSFLFKAPLVPPGSPVVNALFRQRSCIENILRACVGLPPQNHMLLEHKMERPGVKRVGPVVATCPVPCKRGAAPTAPNGCTGDANGLSQADAPQMPTT; this is encoded by the exons ATGGGGCCAGGGGAGTGCCCTTCCTTGGGGGTAAATGACCTGTGGGTGGGGAAAAGGGCAGTGATGGCGCTGTTTTATTGTTTCTTCCCACCAGGCCAGCTCGCAGGGGCTGCCCCTGTGCCCATGATGGGGATGGGGAGGCCAAGGCCCAGTGGGATTCCCCAGGCCCAGAATGCCAGCAGGGATGGCTGTCCTTGTCTCATGCTCCAG gGAACACTGGCCCCTCCAGCCTGGCTCCGCCAAGCCCTCCTGCTacag CTCTCCGGGATGGAGGCCACAGCCAATTTCGTGGTCGAGAGCCCCGACGTGGTCTACGGCCCCGATACCATCGAGGCTCAGTACGAGTACCGGACAGCGTGTGTCAGCCGCGAGGGCAGCGTCCTCAAG GTATACCCCACGTCCACGCGCTTCACCTTTCGGACCGCTCGGCAGGTGCCCCGGCTTGGGGTCATGCTCGTCGGCTGGGGCGGGAACAACGGCTCCACGCTCACCGCCGCGGTGCTGGCCAACCGACTGCGCCTCTCCTGGCCCACGCGCACTGGCCGCAAG GAGGCCAACTACTACGGCTCGCTGACGCAGGCGGGCACCGTTAGCCTGGGCTTGGACGCCGAGGGCCAGGAGGTGTTCGTGCCCTTCAGCTCACTGCTGCCCATGGTGGCACCCGACGACCTCGTGTTCGACG gcTGGGACATATCATCGCTGAACTTGGCTGAAGCAATGCGGCGCGCGCAGGTACTGGATTGGGGGCTGCAGGAGCAACTGTGGCCGCACCTGGAGGCGCTGCGCCCGCGGCCCTCTGTCTACATCCCCGAGTTCATCGCAGCTAACCAGAGTGTGCGCGCTGACAACCTCATACAGGGCACGCGCGCACAGCAG ctggAGCAGATCCGTAGGGACATCCGTGACTTCCGGTCCAGCGCTGGGCTAGACAAGGTCATCGTGCTGTGGACAGCGAATACTGAGCGCTTCTGCGAAGTGGTCCCTGGCCTCAATGACACCGCTGAGAACCTGCTGCAGACCATCCAG CTGGGCCTGGAGGTGTCGCCCTCCACTCTCTTCGCTGTGGCCAGCATCTTGGAGGGCTGCGCCTTCCTCAATGGGTCCCCACAGAACACACTGGTGCCCGGGGCACTTGAGCTCGCCCGGCAACGACGTGTCTTCGTGGGTGGTGATGACTTCAAGTCAGGCCAGACCAAGGTCAAGTCCGTGCTTGTGGACTTCCTCATAGGCTCTGGCCTCAAG ACCATGTCCATCGTGAGCTACAACCACCTGGGCAACAACGATGGGCAGAACCTGTCAGCGCCGCCACAGTTCCGCTCCAAGGAGGTGTCCAAGAGCAGCGTGGTGGATGACATGGTGCAGAGCAACCCAGTGCTCTACAGGCCCGGCGAGGAGCCTGACCACTGC GTGGTCATCAAGTACGTGCCATACGTTGGCGACAGCAAGCGCGCGCTGGACGAGTACACCTCGGAGCTGATGCTGGGTGGCACTAACACGCTGGTGCTGCACAACACGTGTGAG GATTCCCTCCTGGCTGCGCCCATCATGCTGGACCTGGTGCTGCTGACCGAGCTGTGCCAGCGTGTGAGCTTCTGCACGGATGCCGACCCAGAGCCACAGGGCTTCCACTCAGTGCTGTCGCTGCTCAGCTTCCTGTTCAAGGCGCCGCTGGTGCCGCCGGGCAGCCCGGTAGTGAACGCGCTCTTCCGCCAGCGCAGCTGCATCGAGAATATCCTCAG ggcctgtgtggggctcccacCGCAGAACCACATGCTTCTGGAGCACAAGATGGAGCGCCCCGGGGTCAAGCGAGTGGGGCCTGTGGTAGCCACCTGCCCTGTGCCTTGCAAGAGAGGAGCGGCGCCCACTGCCCCCAATGGCTGTACGGGTGATGCCAATGGGCTCTCACAGGCTGACGCACCCCAGATGCCCACCACTTAA
- the ISYNA1 gene encoding inositol-3-phosphate synthase 1 isoform X1, whose amino-acid sequence MFPASVPNYPPFGSAPVVETFQPEEAACFGKFLGEPPPPSPPGSHAPLSLGARGAQCCACLAPPQLTSLVLPPPPFPSSPQGTLAPPAWLRQALLLQLSGMEATANFVVESPDVVYGPDTIEAQYEYRTACVSREGSVLKVYPTSTRFTFRTARQVPRLGVMLVGWGGNNGSTLTAAVLANRLRLSWPTRTGRKEANYYGSLTQAGTVSLGLDAEGQEVFVPFSSLLPMVAPDDLVFDGWDISSLNLAEAMRRAQVLDWGLQEQLWPHLEALRPRPSVYIPEFIAANQSVRADNLIQGTRAQQLEQIRRDIRDFRSSAGLDKVIVLWTANTERFCEVVPGLNDTAENLLQTIQLGLEVSPSTLFAVASILEGCAFLNGSPQNTLVPGALELARQRRVFVGGDDFKSGQTKVKSVLVDFLIGSGLKTMSIVSYNHLGNNDGQNLSAPPQFRSKEVSKSSVVDDMVQSNPVLYRPGEEPDHCVVIKYVPYVGDSKRALDEYTSELMLGGTNTLVLHNTCEDSLLAAPIMLDLVLLTELCQRVSFCTDADPEPQGFHSVLSLLSFLFKAPLVPPGSPVVNALFRQRSCIENILRACVGLPPQNHMLLEHKMERPGVKRVGPVVATCPVPCKRGAAPTAPNGCTGDANGLSQADAPQMPTT is encoded by the exons ATGTTTCCTGCGAGTGTTCCCAACTATCCACCTTTTGGGTCAGCTCCAGTGGTGGAAACTTTCCAGCCGGAGGAGGCCGCTTGTTTTGGAAAGTTCCTGGGGGAgccgcccccgccctccccgccgGGTTCCCACGCTCCCTTATCACTGGGTGCTAGGGGGGCGCAGTGCTGTGCATGCCTTGCTCCTCCCCAGCTGACCTCCTTggtcctgccccctcctcccttcccctcctctcctcaggGAACACTGGCCCCTCCAGCCTGGCTCCGCCAAGCCCTCCTGCTacag CTCTCCGGGATGGAGGCCACAGCCAATTTCGTGGTCGAGAGCCCCGACGTGGTCTACGGCCCCGATACCATCGAGGCTCAGTACGAGTACCGGACAGCGTGTGTCAGCCGCGAGGGCAGCGTCCTCAAG GTATACCCCACGTCCACGCGCTTCACCTTTCGGACCGCTCGGCAGGTGCCCCGGCTTGGGGTCATGCTCGTCGGCTGGGGCGGGAACAACGGCTCCACGCTCACCGCCGCGGTGCTGGCCAACCGACTGCGCCTCTCCTGGCCCACGCGCACTGGCCGCAAG GAGGCCAACTACTACGGCTCGCTGACGCAGGCGGGCACCGTTAGCCTGGGCTTGGACGCCGAGGGCCAGGAGGTGTTCGTGCCCTTCAGCTCACTGCTGCCCATGGTGGCACCCGACGACCTCGTGTTCGACG gcTGGGACATATCATCGCTGAACTTGGCTGAAGCAATGCGGCGCGCGCAGGTACTGGATTGGGGGCTGCAGGAGCAACTGTGGCCGCACCTGGAGGCGCTGCGCCCGCGGCCCTCTGTCTACATCCCCGAGTTCATCGCAGCTAACCAGAGTGTGCGCGCTGACAACCTCATACAGGGCACGCGCGCACAGCAG ctggAGCAGATCCGTAGGGACATCCGTGACTTCCGGTCCAGCGCTGGGCTAGACAAGGTCATCGTGCTGTGGACAGCGAATACTGAGCGCTTCTGCGAAGTGGTCCCTGGCCTCAATGACACCGCTGAGAACCTGCTGCAGACCATCCAG CTGGGCCTGGAGGTGTCGCCCTCCACTCTCTTCGCTGTGGCCAGCATCTTGGAGGGCTGCGCCTTCCTCAATGGGTCCCCACAGAACACACTGGTGCCCGGGGCACTTGAGCTCGCCCGGCAACGACGTGTCTTCGTGGGTGGTGATGACTTCAAGTCAGGCCAGACCAAGGTCAAGTCCGTGCTTGTGGACTTCCTCATAGGCTCTGGCCTCAAG ACCATGTCCATCGTGAGCTACAACCACCTGGGCAACAACGATGGGCAGAACCTGTCAGCGCCGCCACAGTTCCGCTCCAAGGAGGTGTCCAAGAGCAGCGTGGTGGATGACATGGTGCAGAGCAACCCAGTGCTCTACAGGCCCGGCGAGGAGCCTGACCACTGC GTGGTCATCAAGTACGTGCCATACGTTGGCGACAGCAAGCGCGCGCTGGACGAGTACACCTCGGAGCTGATGCTGGGTGGCACTAACACGCTGGTGCTGCACAACACGTGTGAG GATTCCCTCCTGGCTGCGCCCATCATGCTGGACCTGGTGCTGCTGACCGAGCTGTGCCAGCGTGTGAGCTTCTGCACGGATGCCGACCCAGAGCCACAGGGCTTCCACTCAGTGCTGTCGCTGCTCAGCTTCCTGTTCAAGGCGCCGCTGGTGCCGCCGGGCAGCCCGGTAGTGAACGCGCTCTTCCGCCAGCGCAGCTGCATCGAGAATATCCTCAG ggcctgtgtggggctcccacCGCAGAACCACATGCTTCTGGAGCACAAGATGGAGCGCCCCGGGGTCAAGCGAGTGGGGCCTGTGGTAGCCACCTGCCCTGTGCCTTGCAAGAGAGGAGCGGCGCCCACTGCCCCCAATGGCTGTACGGGTGATGCCAATGGGCTCTCACAGGCTGACGCACCCCAGATGCCCACCACTTAA
- the ISYNA1 gene encoding inositol-3-phosphate synthase 1 isoform X4, producing MVAPDDLVFDGWDISSLNLAEAMRRAQVLDWGLQEQLWPHLEALRPRPSVYIPEFIAANQSVRADNLIQGTRAQQLEQIRRDIRDFRSSAGLDKVIVLWTANTERFCEVVPGLNDTAENLLQTIQLGLEVSPSTLFAVASILEGCAFLNGSPQNTLVPGALELARQRRVFVGGDDFKSGQTKVKSVLVDFLIGSGLKTMSIVSYNHLGNNDGQNLSAPPQFRSKEVSKSSVVDDMVQSNPVLYRPGEEPDHCVVIKYVPYVGDSKRALDEYTSELMLGGTNTLVLHNTCEDSLLAAPIMLDLVLLTELCQRVSFCTDADPEPQGFHSVLSLLSFLFKAPLVPPGSPVVNALFRQRSCIENILRACVGLPPQNHMLLEHKMERPGVKRVGPVVATCPVPCKRGAAPTAPNGCTGDANGLSQADAPQMPTT from the exons ATGGTGGCACCCGACGACCTCGTGTTCGACG gcTGGGACATATCATCGCTGAACTTGGCTGAAGCAATGCGGCGCGCGCAGGTACTGGATTGGGGGCTGCAGGAGCAACTGTGGCCGCACCTGGAGGCGCTGCGCCCGCGGCCCTCTGTCTACATCCCCGAGTTCATCGCAGCTAACCAGAGTGTGCGCGCTGACAACCTCATACAGGGCACGCGCGCACAGCAG ctggAGCAGATCCGTAGGGACATCCGTGACTTCCGGTCCAGCGCTGGGCTAGACAAGGTCATCGTGCTGTGGACAGCGAATACTGAGCGCTTCTGCGAAGTGGTCCCTGGCCTCAATGACACCGCTGAGAACCTGCTGCAGACCATCCAG CTGGGCCTGGAGGTGTCGCCCTCCACTCTCTTCGCTGTGGCCAGCATCTTGGAGGGCTGCGCCTTCCTCAATGGGTCCCCACAGAACACACTGGTGCCCGGGGCACTTGAGCTCGCCCGGCAACGACGTGTCTTCGTGGGTGGTGATGACTTCAAGTCAGGCCAGACCAAGGTCAAGTCCGTGCTTGTGGACTTCCTCATAGGCTCTGGCCTCAAG ACCATGTCCATCGTGAGCTACAACCACCTGGGCAACAACGATGGGCAGAACCTGTCAGCGCCGCCACAGTTCCGCTCCAAGGAGGTGTCCAAGAGCAGCGTGGTGGATGACATGGTGCAGAGCAACCCAGTGCTCTACAGGCCCGGCGAGGAGCCTGACCACTGC GTGGTCATCAAGTACGTGCCATACGTTGGCGACAGCAAGCGCGCGCTGGACGAGTACACCTCGGAGCTGATGCTGGGTGGCACTAACACGCTGGTGCTGCACAACACGTGTGAG GATTCCCTCCTGGCTGCGCCCATCATGCTGGACCTGGTGCTGCTGACCGAGCTGTGCCAGCGTGTGAGCTTCTGCACGGATGCCGACCCAGAGCCACAGGGCTTCCACTCAGTGCTGTCGCTGCTCAGCTTCCTGTTCAAGGCGCCGCTGGTGCCGCCGGGCAGCCCGGTAGTGAACGCGCTCTTCCGCCAGCGCAGCTGCATCGAGAATATCCTCAG ggcctgtgtggggctcccacCGCAGAACCACATGCTTCTGGAGCACAAGATGGAGCGCCCCGGGGTCAAGCGAGTGGGGCCTGTGGTAGCCACCTGCCCTGTGCCTTGCAAGAGAGGAGCGGCGCCCACTGCCCCCAATGGCTGTACGGGTGATGCCAATGGGCTCTCACAGGCTGACGCACCCCAGATGCCCACCACTTAA
- the ISYNA1 gene encoding inositol-3-phosphate synthase 1 isoform X3, producing MEATANFVVESPDVVYGPDTIEAQYEYRTACVSREGSVLKVYPTSTRFTFRTARQVPRLGVMLVGWGGNNGSTLTAAVLANRLRLSWPTRTGRKEANYYGSLTQAGTVSLGLDAEGQEVFVPFSSLLPMVAPDDLVFDGWDISSLNLAEAMRRAQVLDWGLQEQLWPHLEALRPRPSVYIPEFIAANQSVRADNLIQGTRAQQLEQIRRDIRDFRSSAGLDKVIVLWTANTERFCEVVPGLNDTAENLLQTIQLGLEVSPSTLFAVASILEGCAFLNGSPQNTLVPGALELARQRRVFVGGDDFKSGQTKVKSVLVDFLIGSGLKTMSIVSYNHLGNNDGQNLSAPPQFRSKEVSKSSVVDDMVQSNPVLYRPGEEPDHCVVIKYVPYVGDSKRALDEYTSELMLGGTNTLVLHNTCEDSLLAAPIMLDLVLLTELCQRVSFCTDADPEPQGFHSVLSLLSFLFKAPLVPPGSPVVNALFRQRSCIENILRACVGLPPQNHMLLEHKMERPGVKRVGPVVATCPVPCKRGAAPTAPNGCTGDANGLSQADAPQMPTT from the exons ATGGAGGCCACAGCCAATTTCGTGGTCGAGAGCCCCGACGTGGTCTACGGCCCCGATACCATCGAGGCTCAGTACGAGTACCGGACAGCGTGTGTCAGCCGCGAGGGCAGCGTCCTCAAG GTATACCCCACGTCCACGCGCTTCACCTTTCGGACCGCTCGGCAGGTGCCCCGGCTTGGGGTCATGCTCGTCGGCTGGGGCGGGAACAACGGCTCCACGCTCACCGCCGCGGTGCTGGCCAACCGACTGCGCCTCTCCTGGCCCACGCGCACTGGCCGCAAG GAGGCCAACTACTACGGCTCGCTGACGCAGGCGGGCACCGTTAGCCTGGGCTTGGACGCCGAGGGCCAGGAGGTGTTCGTGCCCTTCAGCTCACTGCTGCCCATGGTGGCACCCGACGACCTCGTGTTCGACG gcTGGGACATATCATCGCTGAACTTGGCTGAAGCAATGCGGCGCGCGCAGGTACTGGATTGGGGGCTGCAGGAGCAACTGTGGCCGCACCTGGAGGCGCTGCGCCCGCGGCCCTCTGTCTACATCCCCGAGTTCATCGCAGCTAACCAGAGTGTGCGCGCTGACAACCTCATACAGGGCACGCGCGCACAGCAG ctggAGCAGATCCGTAGGGACATCCGTGACTTCCGGTCCAGCGCTGGGCTAGACAAGGTCATCGTGCTGTGGACAGCGAATACTGAGCGCTTCTGCGAAGTGGTCCCTGGCCTCAATGACACCGCTGAGAACCTGCTGCAGACCATCCAG CTGGGCCTGGAGGTGTCGCCCTCCACTCTCTTCGCTGTGGCCAGCATCTTGGAGGGCTGCGCCTTCCTCAATGGGTCCCCACAGAACACACTGGTGCCCGGGGCACTTGAGCTCGCCCGGCAACGACGTGTCTTCGTGGGTGGTGATGACTTCAAGTCAGGCCAGACCAAGGTCAAGTCCGTGCTTGTGGACTTCCTCATAGGCTCTGGCCTCAAG ACCATGTCCATCGTGAGCTACAACCACCTGGGCAACAACGATGGGCAGAACCTGTCAGCGCCGCCACAGTTCCGCTCCAAGGAGGTGTCCAAGAGCAGCGTGGTGGATGACATGGTGCAGAGCAACCCAGTGCTCTACAGGCCCGGCGAGGAGCCTGACCACTGC GTGGTCATCAAGTACGTGCCATACGTTGGCGACAGCAAGCGCGCGCTGGACGAGTACACCTCGGAGCTGATGCTGGGTGGCACTAACACGCTGGTGCTGCACAACACGTGTGAG GATTCCCTCCTGGCTGCGCCCATCATGCTGGACCTGGTGCTGCTGACCGAGCTGTGCCAGCGTGTGAGCTTCTGCACGGATGCCGACCCAGAGCCACAGGGCTTCCACTCAGTGCTGTCGCTGCTCAGCTTCCTGTTCAAGGCGCCGCTGGTGCCGCCGGGCAGCCCGGTAGTGAACGCGCTCTTCCGCCAGCGCAGCTGCATCGAGAATATCCTCAG ggcctgtgtggggctcccacCGCAGAACCACATGCTTCTGGAGCACAAGATGGAGCGCCCCGGGGTCAAGCGAGTGGGGCCTGTGGTAGCCACCTGCCCTGTGCCTTGCAAGAGAGGAGCGGCGCCCACTGCCCCCAATGGCTGTACGGGTGATGCCAATGGGCTCTCACAGGCTGACGCACCCCAGATGCCCACCACTTAA